AGAGCACCACGCGCAGGAACGCCGTACTGTATTCACCAAGGGGCTGCCGCAAGAAAAAGCGGGCCAATCCCCAAAAAGTCCAGGTTATCATTGCCGCGCCCACGCCGAACCACAACAGGCCGGGCATGTGCGCATAACCGACGCCGCCCATCCCGAGGCAGATGCCGGTAAACAGAATCAGATTCCGCACCAGCGGCAGAATGACCGGATGACTTATACCCCGACGCCAGAGCCAGTTGTCAATATCTTTCAGCAAGGGTCCCAACATTATCCGTCACTGCGGTCGTGACCGCCGGTCTTCGTGCCTTCGCCCTCGGGGGCTTCCGGGCCGGTCGTGCCGCTGCGCAGCCGCGCCGCGGGGGCCTTGCCGCCGGTCTCCCGGCTGACGGCGGCGGTCTCCGCCGCGCAGGCCCGGGCGATGCTGTCCGGGACGACCGTTTTTTTCTTCAGCGTGGCGCGCTCGGGCCTGTCGGCCAGGGCTTCGGCACGTTTCTGTTCTTCTTCGCGGGACATCTTGCGCAGCAGGCGCCGGGTATCCTCATAGACGTTCATGAAGCCGGCGAT
This is a stretch of genomic DNA from Desulfovibrio piger. It encodes these proteins:
- a CDS encoding AtpZ/AtpI family protein, with protein sequence MSLKDIFKQQSKGMESLATTGVIGMHMVSGPLVGFAIGYGLDAWLGTGPWLKLVFLVMGIIAGFMNVYEDTRRLLRKMSREEEQKRAEALADRPERATLKKKTVVPDSIARACAAETAAVSRETGGKAPAARLRSGTTGPEAPEGEGTKTGGHDRSDG